A section of the Dermacoccus nishinomiyaensis genome encodes:
- a CDS encoding cytochrome c oxidase subunit 4: MKTSYKLFLVLGLFYLPLIFIYGHFSHWDEPVGVVGLALSTGFGLMIAGYFAVTDRKLGAGPSDRPEGEISEVSGEQGFFSPYSWTPLWLAAAIALLAFGMAVGWWIVFIAAPLVCVAVVLWTFEYFSGEHAI; the protein is encoded by the coding sequence ATGAAGACGTCATACAAGCTCTTCCTCGTGCTCGGCCTCTTCTACTTGCCGCTGATCTTCATCTACGGTCACTTCAGCCACTGGGACGAGCCAGTGGGTGTCGTCGGCCTCGCGCTCAGCACCGGCTTCGGCCTCATGATCGCCGGTTACTTCGCGGTCACCGACCGCAAGCTGGGTGCGGGCCCGAGCGACCGCCCCGAGGGCGAGATCAGCGAAGTGTCCGGCGAGCAGGGCTTCTTCTCGCCCTACTCGTGGACGCCGCTGTGGCTCGCCGCTGCGATTGCGCTGCTCGCGTTCGGGATGGCTGTCGGCTGGTGGATCGTGTTCATCGCCGCTCCGCTTGTCTGCGTTGCAGTCGTGCTGTGGACGTTCGAATACTTCAGTGGCGAGCACGCCATCTGA
- the ctaC gene encoding aa3-type cytochrome oxidase subunit II: protein MDLRKVDAVRRPLRKTSPSWRRRIAAVGVGGAVLPLTACSGEVSRGWLPEGVTENSHHVIDFWVDTWYWALAVGVLVWGLMLWCILRYRRRKSDTGFPAQMQYNVPMEILYTVVPIFMVAVLFGKTVGLENKLLDTKPKPDVTINVVGKQWSWDFNYVDAKTYDTGVMGDMKAGKPGAEAGLPTLYLPVNKRVEFVLTTRDVIHTFWVPQFLQKLDMIPSKVNKFAVDTTQEGTFKGKCAELCGAYHSQMLFNVKVVSQAEYDKHMDDLRKQGKSGFLSNSLNRSSVAPQDQQYLPEGVGAPDIVKEGK from the coding sequence ATGGATCTGAGGAAGGTGGACGCTGTGCGTCGGCCCTTACGGAAGACGAGCCCCTCGTGGCGTCGTCGAATTGCTGCTGTCGGTGTCGGTGGAGCGGTACTGCCGCTGACCGCGTGCTCCGGAGAGGTCAGCCGCGGCTGGCTGCCCGAGGGCGTCACCGAGAACTCCCACCATGTGATCGATTTCTGGGTGGACACCTGGTACTGGGCGCTCGCCGTCGGCGTGCTCGTCTGGGGCCTCATGCTCTGGTGCATCCTGCGCTACCGCCGTCGCAAGAGCGACACGGGCTTCCCGGCGCAGATGCAGTACAACGTGCCGATGGAGATCCTCTACACGGTCGTGCCGATCTTCATGGTCGCCGTGCTGTTCGGCAAGACGGTCGGGCTGGAGAACAAGCTGCTCGACACCAAGCCGAAGCCCGACGTGACGATCAACGTCGTCGGCAAGCAGTGGAGTTGGGACTTCAACTACGTCGACGCCAAGACCTACGACACCGGCGTCATGGGTGACATGAAGGCCGGCAAGCCGGGCGCCGAGGCCGGACTGCCGACGCTGTACCTGCCCGTGAACAAGCGCGTCGAGTTCGTGCTGACGACGCGCGACGTCATCCACACGTTCTGGGTGCCGCAGTTCCTGCAGAAGCTCGACATGATCCCGAGCAAGGTGAACAAGTTCGCCGTCGACACGACGCAAGAGGGCACCTTCAAGGGCAAGTGCGCCGAGCTGTGCGGTGCGTACCACTCTCAGATGCTCTTCAACGTGAAGGTCGTCTCGCAGGCGGAGTACGACAAGCACATGGACGACCTGCGCAAGCAGGGCAAGTCCGGCTTCCTGTCGAACTCCCTCAACCGTTCCAGCGTCGCCCCGCAGGACCAGCAGTACCTGCCCGAGGGTGTCGGCGCGCCGGACATCGTCAAGGAGGGTAAGTAA
- the aat gene encoding leucyl/phenylalanyl-tRNA--protein transferase encodes MNPLELECRWNFADADFDADDDLVALGADLEPATIVGAYSQGVFPMGLGEGGGEPLGWWSPLERGVLRRGDFHVSRSLRRSGRTMEVSIDTAFDDVVAACADPSRDGAWITPAVASAYGALHRLGVAHSIEVRQDGELVGGLYGLALGGLFAGESKFHVATDASKVALWALSEVVFAEPGPRLIDVQWRTDHLASLGITTMERPAYRDAVAHLVTSPPITGLVPGARVPLGNR; translated from the coding sequence GTGAACCCGCTCGAGCTCGAGTGCCGGTGGAACTTCGCCGACGCCGACTTCGACGCCGATGACGACCTCGTCGCCCTCGGCGCCGACCTCGAACCGGCGACGATCGTCGGGGCGTACTCCCAGGGCGTCTTCCCGATGGGTCTGGGGGAGGGCGGCGGCGAACCGCTCGGCTGGTGGTCGCCGCTGGAGCGCGGCGTCCTGCGTCGCGGTGACTTCCACGTCTCCCGCAGCCTGCGTCGCTCGGGCCGGACGATGGAGGTGAGCATCGACACCGCGTTCGACGACGTTGTCGCCGCCTGCGCCGACCCGAGCCGTGACGGCGCGTGGATCACCCCCGCCGTCGCCTCGGCCTACGGCGCACTCCACCGCCTCGGGGTGGCGCACTCGATCGAGGTGAGACAGGACGGCGAACTCGTCGGCGGCCTCTATGGGCTCGCGCTCGGTGGGTTGTTCGCCGGCGAGTCGAAGTTCCACGTCGCGACTGACGCATCGAAGGTGGCGCTGTGGGCGCTGAGCGAGGTCGTGTTCGCCGAGCCCGGGCCGCGTCTGATCGACGTGCAGTGGCGCACGGACCACCTCGCGAGCCTGGGCATCACCACCATGGAGCGTCCGGCGTACCGCGACGCCGTCGCGCACCTCGTCACCTCGCCGCCGATCACCGGTCTGGTGCCGGGCGCGCGGGTGCCGTTAGGCAATCGTTAG
- the ctaD gene encoding aa3-type cytochrome oxidase subunit I encodes MATATTPAAGLQQRPEARRPEDFNAGRTIVKWLTTTDHKVIGNLYFITSFIFFLLGGAMALVIRAELWSPGLQIVDNPEQFNQLFTMHGTVMLLMFATPLFSGFANALMPLQIGAPDVAFPRLNMFAYWLYLFGSLIAVAGFLTPQGAASFGWFAYAPLSSTTYSPGLGGNLWVYGLALTGFASIMGAVNFVTTIVCMRAPGMTMFRTSIFTWTVLITSILVLLVFPVLAAALFGLGLDRTMNAHVFDSETAGAMLWQHMFWFFGHPEVYIIALPFFGIISEVLPVFSRKPIFGYKTLVFATIAIGALSVSVWAHHMYATGQVLLPFFAVMTMLIAVPTGVKFFNWIGTMWGGSLTFETPMLWALGFLATFLFGGLTGVILASPALDLHLSDSYFVVAHFHYVVFGTVVFAMFAGYYFWWPKFTGRMLNETIGKIHFWLLFVGFHLTFLVQHVLGVEGMPRRYADYLPEDGFQSLNQVSTVGSFLLGASMLPFLYNVYITWKKAPLVTEDDPWGFGASLEWATSCPPPRHNFNSIPRIRSERPAFDLHHPEVGVFSVLPAQDTVDQLGGKAHTA; translated from the coding sequence ATGGCTACGGCTACGACTCCCGCCGCAGGCCTTCAGCAGCGCCCCGAGGCACGGCGTCCTGAGGACTTCAACGCGGGCCGAACCATCGTCAAGTGGTTGACGACGACCGACCACAAGGTCATCGGCAACCTGTACTTCATCACGTCGTTCATCTTCTTCCTGCTCGGTGGTGCGATGGCTCTGGTCATCCGTGCCGAGCTGTGGTCGCCCGGCCTGCAAATCGTCGACAACCCGGAGCAGTTCAACCAGCTGTTCACCATGCACGGCACGGTGATGCTCCTGATGTTCGCGACGCCGCTGTTCTCGGGCTTCGCGAACGCGCTCATGCCGCTGCAGATCGGCGCGCCCGACGTCGCCTTCCCGCGACTCAACATGTTCGCCTACTGGCTCTACCTCTTCGGCAGCCTCATCGCAGTGGCCGGCTTCCTGACGCCGCAGGGTGCGGCCTCGTTCGGTTGGTTCGCGTACGCGCCGCTGTCGAGCACCACCTACAGCCCCGGTCTCGGCGGCAACCTGTGGGTCTACGGCCTCGCGCTGACCGGTTTCGCCTCGATCATGGGTGCGGTCAACTTCGTCACGACGATCGTCTGCATGCGCGCTCCCGGCATGACAATGTTCCGCACGTCGATCTTCACGTGGACAGTGCTCATCACCTCGATCCTCGTGCTGCTCGTCTTCCCGGTCCTCGCCGCTGCGCTGTTCGGCCTCGGCCTCGACCGCACGATGAATGCGCACGTGTTCGACTCGGAAACGGCCGGAGCCATGCTCTGGCAGCACATGTTCTGGTTCTTCGGGCACCCCGAGGTGTACATCATCGCGCTGCCGTTCTTCGGCATCATCTCCGAGGTCCTGCCGGTCTTCTCGCGCAAGCCGATCTTCGGTTACAAGACACTGGTCTTCGCGACGATCGCCATCGGCGCGCTGTCGGTCTCGGTGTGGGCTCACCACATGTACGCGACCGGCCAGGTGCTCCTGCCCTTCTTCGCCGTCATGACGATGCTCATCGCCGTCCCGACCGGCGTGAAGTTCTTCAACTGGATCGGCACCATGTGGGGTGGCTCGCTCACCTTCGAGACTCCGATGCTGTGGGCGCTCGGCTTCCTCGCGACCTTCCTCTTCGGTGGTCTGACGGGTGTCATCCTCGCCAGCCCGGCGCTCGACCTGCACCTGTCCGACTCTTACTTCGTCGTGGCGCACTTCCACTACGTCGTCTTCGGCACCGTCGTGTTCGCGATGTTCGCGGGGTATTACTTCTGGTGGCCGAAGTTCACCGGCCGCATGCTGAACGAGACGATCGGCAAGATCCATTTCTGGCTGCTGTTCGTCGGCTTCCACCTGACGTTCCTCGTTCAGCACGTGCTGGGTGTCGAGGGCATGCCCCGTCGTTACGCCGACTACCTCCCGGAGGACGGGTTCCAGTCCTTGAACCAGGTCTCGACCGTTGGCTCGTTCCTGCTGGGTGCCTCGATGCTGCCGTTCCTCTACAACGTGTACATCACGTGGAAGAAGGCGCCGCTCGTCACGGAGGACGACCCGTGGGGCTTCGGGGCCTCGCTCGAGTGGGCGACGTCCTGCCCGCCGCCGCGTCACAACTTCAACAGCATCCCGCGCATCCGTTCCGAGCGCCCCGCGTTCGACCTGCACCACCCGGAGGTCGGGGTCTTCTCCGTCCTGCCGGCGCAGGACACGGTTGACCAGCTGGGTGGAAAGGCTCACACCGCATGA
- a CDS encoding carbohydrate kinase family protein, producing the protein MKIAVTGSIATDHLMTFDGRFADSLVVEQLDKISVSFLVNDLQIRRGGVAGNIAFGLGNLGLRPILIGCVGADFADYGSWLERHGVDTSEVRISQTQHTARFVCTTDNDMAQMASFYPGAMSEGREVELGPIAERHGGFDLVLIGAHDPEGMRRNTQECRRRGIPFVADPSQQLAFGDGAFIRDIIDGAQYLFTNEYESHLTEQKTGWSADEILDRVGVRVITRGKDGASIHRRGEPTIDVPVAQIAQAVDPTGVGDAFRAGFLAGLSWQLELERCAQLGSVLAAHVIETVGTQEYVLKAPAFLDRFRAAYGDAAAGEVAARLRDRRS; encoded by the coding sequence GTGAAGATCGCAGTGACGGGTTCCATCGCAACCGACCATCTCATGACGTTCGACGGGCGTTTCGCCGATTCGCTCGTCGTCGAGCAGCTCGACAAGATCTCGGTCTCGTTCCTCGTGAACGACCTGCAGATCCGCCGCGGAGGCGTGGCGGGCAACATCGCGTTCGGCCTCGGCAACCTCGGCCTGCGCCCGATCCTCATCGGGTGCGTGGGCGCCGATTTCGCCGACTACGGCTCCTGGTTGGAGCGTCATGGCGTCGACACCTCTGAGGTGCGCATCTCGCAGACGCAGCACACCGCGCGTTTCGTCTGCACGACCGACAACGACATGGCGCAGATGGCGTCGTTCTACCCGGGTGCGATGTCGGAGGGGCGCGAGGTCGAACTCGGCCCGATCGCCGAGCGCCACGGGGGTTTTGACCTCGTCCTCATCGGCGCGCACGACCCGGAGGGCATGCGTCGCAACACGCAGGAGTGCCGGCGTCGGGGCATCCCGTTCGTCGCGGACCCCTCCCAGCAGCTGGCCTTCGGCGACGGCGCGTTCATCCGCGACATCATCGACGGCGCGCAGTACCTGTTCACCAACGAGTACGAATCGCACCTCACGGAGCAGAAGACGGGCTGGAGCGCCGACGAGATCCTCGACCGCGTCGGGGTACGTGTCATCACCCGCGGCAAGGACGGCGCGAGCATCCACCGCCGCGGTGAGCCGACGATCGACGTGCCCGTCGCCCAGATCGCGCAGGCGGTCGACCCGACGGGCGTCGGCGACGCCTTCCGCGCTGGATTCCTGGCCGGGTTGTCGTGGCAGCTCGAGCTGGAGCGCTGCGCCCAGCTGGGTTCGGTGCTCGCCGCTCACGTCATCGAGACCGTCGGCACCCAGGAGTACGTGCTGAAGGCGCCCGCCTTCCTCGACCGCTTCCGCGCGGCTTACGGTGACGCCGCGGCAGGCGAGGTGGCGGCGCGCCTGCGTGATCGGCGGTCGTGA
- the qcrB gene encoding cytochrome bc1 complex cytochrome b subunit: MSTAASSASATHPTTQRQDPQGGLAGMSNWLDERTGGAKGVRFLMKKVFPDHWSFMLGEVALYSFVILMITGTFLTFWFVPSQGETIYNGQYVPMQGIQMSEAYASAIDISFDIRGGLLIRQLHHWAALLFIVSIMMHMFRVFFTGAFRKPREINWVIGTLLFMLAIIEGFMGYSLPDDLLSGTGIRAMEGFILSVPIVGTYISYALFGGGFPGEMIIPRFFTLHILIIPAILVALLAAHLILLVVHKHTQYPGPGRSDKNVVGFPLMPVYMAKAGGFFFVVFGITALISGLITINPIWMYGPYEPTQVTAGSQPDWYMGFADGALRLLPGVFEFQLFGHTWSMNIFPGSIALLPLFFGAIAVYPFIEAWVTGDKREHHVLDRPRNAPTRTAIGVAFATFYAVLMFAAGNDLMAIKLHMSINDITYFFRVMVFLGPILAYLVTKRICLSLQRRDRDLVLHGRESGRVIRTPEGRFFEAHEPLDEYTRWQLVSYEAGTPSQIELDGLSGKERRKAKRRNRWTNFYYKDSIAPVTPAELEAAHHHGDDHALEGAH, encoded by the coding sequence ATGAGCACCGCTGCCTCTTCCGCGAGCGCAACGCACCCCACAACACAGCGTCAGGACCCGCAGGGCGGCCTGGCTGGCATGTCCAACTGGTTGGACGAGCGCACGGGCGGCGCCAAGGGCGTTCGCTTCCTCATGAAGAAGGTGTTCCCCGACCACTGGAGCTTCATGCTCGGTGAGGTCGCGCTGTACTCCTTCGTCATCCTCATGATCACCGGTACGTTCCTCACGTTCTGGTTCGTGCCGTCGCAGGGCGAGACGATCTACAACGGTCAGTACGTCCCGATGCAGGGCATCCAGATGTCGGAGGCCTACGCCTCCGCGATCGACATCTCGTTCGACATCCGTGGTGGGTTGCTGATCCGTCAGCTCCACCACTGGGCGGCGCTGCTGTTCATCGTGTCGATCATGATGCACATGTTCCGCGTGTTCTTCACGGGCGCGTTCCGCAAGCCCCGCGAGATCAACTGGGTCATCGGCACCCTGCTGTTCATGCTCGCGATCATCGAGGGCTTCATGGGCTACTCGCTCCCGGACGATCTGCTCTCGGGTACGGGTATCCGCGCCATGGAGGGCTTCATCCTTTCGGTCCCGATCGTCGGCACGTACATCTCGTACGCGCTGTTCGGTGGCGGCTTCCCCGGCGAGATGATCATCCCCCGCTTCTTCACGCTCCACATCCTCATCATCCCGGCGATTCTCGTCGCGTTGCTCGCCGCACACCTCATCCTGCTCGTCGTGCACAAGCACACCCAGTACCCCGGCCCGGGCCGCTCCGACAAGAACGTGGTCGGCTTCCCCCTCATGCCGGTGTACATGGCGAAGGCCGGTGGCTTCTTCTTCGTCGTGTTCGGTATCACGGCGCTGATCTCGGGTCTCATCACGATCAACCCGATCTGGATGTACGGACCGTACGAGCCGACGCAGGTGACGGCCGGTTCGCAGCCTGACTGGTACATGGGCTTCGCCGACGGTGCTCTCCGTCTGCTGCCCGGCGTGTTCGAGTTCCAGCTGTTCGGCCACACGTGGAGCATGAACATCTTCCCGGGTTCGATCGCCTTGCTGCCGTTGTTCTTCGGCGCCATCGCGGTCTACCCCTTCATCGAGGCCTGGGTCACGGGCGACAAGCGTGAGCACCATGTGCTCGACCGTCCGCGCAACGCTCCGACGCGCACGGCGATCGGCGTGGCGTTCGCGACGTTCTATGCGGTCCTCATGTTCGCGGCCGGCAACGACCTGATGGCGATCAAGCTGCACATGTCGATCAACGACATCACGTACTTCTTCCGCGTCATGGTCTTCCTCGGCCCGATCCTCGCCTACCTCGTGACGAAGCGCATCTGCCTCAGCCTGCAGCGTCGCGACCGCGACCTGGTGCTGCACGGGCGCGAGTCCGGACGCGTCATCCGCACGCCGGAGGGTCGATTCTTCGAGGCGCACGAGCCGCTCGACGAGTACACGCGTTGGCAGCTCGTGAGCTACGAGGCCGGTACTCCGAGCCAGATCGAGCTCGATGGTCTTTCGGGCAAGGAGCGGAGGAAGGCGAAGCGTCGCAACCGCTGGACCAACTTCTACTACAAGGACAGCATCGCCCCCGTCACTCCGGCCGAGCTCGAGGCAGCTCACCACCACGGTGACGACCACGCTCTCGAGGGCGCTCACTGA